From the Brevibacillus choshinensis genome, one window contains:
- a CDS encoding MFS transporter: MVAVMASCWSAFFSVLVLYAVAPGPLGLQEFQYGLLLTALAAGSVAGSLLVSPLQRLFGRGILLGLDIIGTFAMLFVPGVWANVWLVSAAMFLAGMGGTTWVVAVNSIRQRVVPNELLGRVYSAYRLISWGTLPIGAFIAGIVAEVAGLQAVFIGGAILNLFLVFPLINVLREEKRQTESGRSNSSTNLVQ; encoded by the coding sequence ATGGTTGCGGTTATGGCGTCCTGCTGGAGCGCGTTTTTTTCTGTTCTGGTGCTCTATGCGGTAGCGCCGGGGCCGCTTGGTTTACAAGAGTTCCAGTACGGCTTGCTGTTAACCGCTTTGGCTGCGGGAAGTGTCGCCGGATCTTTGCTGGTGTCTCCTCTTCAGCGATTGTTTGGACGGGGGATATTGCTTGGGCTGGACATTATCGGTACCTTTGCAATGTTGTTCGTGCCAGGAGTCTGGGCAAATGTTTGGCTGGTGAGTGCCGCGATGTTTCTCGCAGGAATGGGCGGGACAACATGGGTGGTGGCTGTCAATTCGATTCGCCAACGGGTTGTACCCAATGAGTTGTTGGGGCGGGTCTATAGCGCCTACCGGCTGATTAGTTGGGGAACTTTACCTATAGGCGCGTTTATCGCAGGAATTGTAGCGGAGGTGGCAGGCCTGCAAGCTGTATTTATTGGAGGAGCAATCCTTAACTTATTTCTCGTTTTCCCCCTTATCAACGTTTTACGTGAAGAAAAACGGCAAACGGAGTCGGGAAGAAGTAATTCGTCGACGAATCTTGTACAATAA
- a CDS encoding MFS transporter, giving the protein MRVTNQRFGREFWALWMATALSNLGDGLFKFVLPLLAVRLTDSPVLVAGVSSALTLPWLLFALPVGVVVDRLDRKRIMVVVNLIRTAAVGSLAFAQQFDWLTVFVLGFLAFLVGTCETVSDTTSGALVPSVVNHDRLEQANARIISAETIMNSFIGGPLGGYLLTIGLLLPAVGSAASFLAAAVALLLMRGHFTVERKQPAGCFGRRSLFMG; this is encoded by the coding sequence ATGCGCGTTACAAATCAAAGGTTCGGCAGAGAATTTTGGGCGTTATGGATGGCCACGGCACTATCCAATCTGGGAGACGGGTTGTTCAAATTTGTTCTTCCTCTCTTGGCAGTGAGACTTACCGATTCCCCCGTTTTAGTCGCAGGCGTTTCGTCTGCGCTGACCCTACCTTGGTTACTCTTCGCTCTACCGGTTGGCGTGGTCGTCGATCGTCTGGATCGAAAGCGAATCATGGTCGTTGTTAATCTCATACGGACGGCTGCCGTTGGATCTCTGGCTTTTGCCCAACAGTTTGATTGGCTGACGGTATTTGTTTTGGGTTTTCTGGCGTTTTTGGTCGGGACATGCGAAACGGTATCCGATACTACGTCCGGGGCACTCGTGCCTTCCGTCGTTAACCATGACCGATTAGAGCAGGCAAATGCACGCATTATCAGCGCGGAAACAATCATGAACAGTTTTATTGGTGGGCCGCTGGGAGGGTATCTTCTAACGATTGGTCTTCTCCTGCCGGCGGTTGGCAGTGCCGCTTCTTTCCTCGCGGCAGCAGTTGCCCTGCTTCTAATGCGTGGACATTTTACAGTCGAACGGAAGCAACCGGCAGGATGTTTCGGAAGGCGTTCGCTTTTTATGGGCTAA
- a CDS encoding IS3 family transposase has protein sequence MLERIHRYIHFYNHKRLQKKLNNLSPVDYRTKVA, from the coding sequence GTGCTTGAACGGATTCATCGTTACATTCATTTTTATAACCACAAACGTCTTCAAAAGAAATTAAACAACCTTAGTCCGGTCGACTACCGAACTAAGGTTGCTTAA
- the ptsP gene encoding phosphoenolpyruvate--protein phosphotransferase gives MIIGIAASPGYAAERVFVLKQTELVIPREKIAADLVEQEQQKLREALAQVKEEIAVTREDVRQRLGEHECAIFDSHLMILEDPTLVQEMDNEIIEENKNATWAAHHVFSGHTAFFEQLDDEYLRERAADFKDLRDKIARRMLGIIDSSLDQIKRPVIIVTHDLTPSQTARLNPEWIKGIVTEIGGTTSHSAILARTLQIPAVVGCGKILGDITDDTTLALDGNTGELYLHPDAERITRYHRLQREYVEELANLRDAAHAPALTSDGKRIEVAGNIGTPEDCKSVLANGGDGIGLFRSEFLFLERKQMPSEDEQFEAYAAVAREMAGRPVIIRTMDIGGDKQLPYLQMEPEENPFLGFRAIRLCLAEKEMFLTQLRAILRASTYGNVKVMFPMIAIVEELLEAKALWELAKEQLAARQTPFAEQIETGIMIEVPSAALIADQLAPHVDFFSIGSNDLIQYTFAADRMNQKVGYLYNPGHPAILRLIDKVVQDAHAHGKWVGVCGEMAGDPLYAKELVALGVDELSMTPTSIPKMKQEIKGMVVHSN, from the coding sequence ATGATAATAGGTATTGCAGCCTCACCCGGATATGCAGCAGAACGCGTTTTTGTACTCAAACAAACGGAGTTAGTCATTCCTCGCGAGAAGATTGCTGCCGACCTGGTAGAACAAGAACAACAAAAGCTGCGCGAAGCTCTTGCCCAAGTCAAAGAGGAAATCGCCGTCACCAGAGAGGATGTCAGGCAGCGATTAGGTGAACATGAGTGCGCGATCTTCGACTCCCACCTCATGATTCTGGAAGACCCTACTCTCGTACAGGAGATGGACAACGAAATCATCGAGGAGAACAAGAATGCCACATGGGCGGCACACCATGTCTTTTCAGGACATACTGCATTCTTCGAGCAACTGGACGACGAGTATCTACGGGAACGCGCCGCTGACTTCAAGGACCTGCGAGATAAAATAGCTAGACGCATGCTAGGCATCATAGATTCTTCACTCGATCAAATCAAACGACCCGTCATCATCGTTACACACGATTTGACACCTTCTCAGACGGCACGACTAAATCCAGAGTGGATCAAAGGAATTGTTACGGAGATTGGCGGTACTACCAGTCACTCCGCTATCTTGGCACGTACGCTGCAAATCCCTGCTGTCGTGGGTTGTGGCAAGATTCTGGGTGACATCACAGATGATACGACTCTTGCCTTGGATGGTAATACGGGTGAGCTGTATCTCCATCCAGATGCTGAACGAATCACTCGCTACCACCGTTTGCAACGGGAATATGTAGAAGAACTAGCAAATTTGCGAGATGCTGCGCACGCCCCTGCTCTCACGTCGGACGGTAAAAGAATTGAAGTAGCCGGCAACATCGGTACACCTGAGGATTGTAAATCCGTACTCGCAAACGGCGGAGATGGGATTGGACTATTTCGTTCGGAGTTTCTTTTCCTGGAACGGAAACAAATGCCAAGCGAGGACGAACAATTTGAAGCATACGCGGCGGTTGCGCGTGAAATGGCAGGACGTCCAGTCATTATTCGCACCATGGACATCGGGGGAGACAAACAGCTGCCTTACCTGCAGATGGAGCCGGAAGAGAATCCTTTTCTCGGGTTTCGCGCGATTCGCTTGTGTCTAGCTGAAAAAGAGATGTTTTTGACGCAGCTGCGGGCGATTCTTCGAGCCTCTACTTATGGCAATGTCAAAGTGATGTTCCCAATGATCGCAATTGTCGAAGAGCTTCTGGAGGCAAAAGCATTATGGGAGCTTGCCAAAGAGCAGCTCGCAGCCAGACAAACACCTTTCGCTGAACAAATAGAGACAGGAATTATGATTGAGGTCCCTTCTGCTGCGCTGATTGCCGATCAACTGGCTCCACATGTTGACTTTTTCAGCATCGGTTCTAATGACTTGATCCAATACACGTTTGCAGCTGACCGCATGAATCAAAAAGTAGGCTATCTTTACAACCCTGGTCATCCTGCTATCCTCCGTTTGATCGACAAAGTCGTGCAGGATGCGCATGCACATGGCAAATGGGTCGGGGTCTGCGGTGAAATGGCGGGTGATCCACTTTATGCCAAAGAGCTGGTAGCACTCGGTGTCGACGAATTAAGCATGACCCCTACTTCTATTCCAAAAATGAAGCAGGAGATTAAGGGGATGGTTGTTCACAGTAATTAA
- a CDS encoding sigma 54-interacting transcriptional regulator, with protein MEEHIKQIIDQEDKKVPYTDEQIARQMGIRRDEVTLLRHKLQIPDSRKRRQPLLLKEMESLLQPTPNMTSRELTSRLNERGYDVSRFMVHQLRSKMEAFSDTATPNKDDRARQKTRKVNQAVTFASLIGAKSTLKAAIQQAQAAVLYPPHGLHTLFFGATGVGKSRMAEAMYQFAVEQQVMKKNAPFVIFNCADYAKNPQLLLSQLFGYVKGAFTGAQQDKLGLVDQADGGILFLDEIHRLPPEGQENLFYLIDKGVYRRLGEVQFQQKATILIVGATTESPESSLLLTLRRRIPMTIELPSLSEWTQQERLSLIFHFLNEETDRIGREVVVQKEVIASLLTYECPANMGQLHSDIRVLLAKAFLKTIHQEEKTSVQVDRYDLPVHIASHQQSTGLAPELPMLKKNQFLFIPGQHSDLGGTEIVEDSPQHLYDWVVERYQNLRNQGQSEELIELIVNKELDTRMEPSTGEHEKRSLRLQQLVKLVGDQVVQAVEQMLWIAERHMTLDYQRISYALAIHLHGLLDRWPDTKEMDSMIETDHESMEFKVALEMAKVIQTSYGVELPVKEVSILAMYVKQCSIYTEPKPMIGVVVTSYGLVAKSMVDVATRLFERKHALAVELYWNDDQDVAVERICAMIQQVDQGEGVILLADMGSNLLSEQEWERRSGVRVQVLPNVTTTLVIEVMRKCLYSSESLEQIVNQMRHLPVKALHSVQSFAPKPVAIVTICITGKGAAKRLDQLLQEKLEATVEQVTILTASSLSIRKQYKEWLEKYHIFAVVGTVNPMLDGIPFISIKEIVDESGISFMKRLLLVANGTLQPSLVPRSHGLRDLLYPELVCENLEISTKEEVIECLALRLREHGFVESDFVNKVWEREKMGNTCLFGAAIPHADTTQTIRPGIAIANLAQPMEWEAGYFVSHVFMLAITETCQTAVEELYHFLHEHEEANEPPDLQAFMELEM; from the coding sequence ATGGAGGAACACATCAAGCAGATCATTGATCAAGAGGATAAAAAAGTTCCGTATACCGATGAGCAGATCGCACGTCAAATGGGGATCCGACGAGATGAGGTAACCCTGCTCCGGCACAAACTCCAGATTCCCGATTCACGAAAAAGACGGCAGCCTCTCTTGCTCAAGGAGATGGAGAGCCTTTTACAGCCTACACCAAACATGACAAGCCGAGAGCTAACGAGTCGCTTGAATGAACGTGGTTATGACGTCTCCCGTTTTATGGTTCATCAATTACGAAGCAAAATGGAAGCGTTCTCAGACACAGCTACTCCAAACAAGGATGATCGTGCGCGCCAAAAAACGCGCAAGGTCAATCAAGCAGTCACGTTCGCCAGCTTGATTGGAGCAAAGAGTACGCTGAAAGCGGCTATTCAACAAGCGCAAGCAGCGGTACTCTATCCGCCGCATGGACTGCATACTCTCTTTTTTGGAGCTACGGGTGTAGGCAAGAGCAGAATGGCAGAGGCGATGTACCAGTTCGCAGTTGAACAGCAGGTGATGAAGAAGAATGCACCTTTTGTTATTTTTAACTGCGCCGATTACGCCAAGAATCCACAGCTGTTGCTCTCCCAGCTGTTTGGGTATGTAAAGGGAGCTTTTACAGGCGCTCAGCAAGATAAGCTCGGTTTAGTGGATCAGGCAGACGGGGGAATCTTGTTTTTGGACGAAATTCATCGTTTGCCACCGGAAGGACAAGAAAATCTCTTTTATCTGATCGACAAAGGCGTGTATCGGCGATTAGGAGAGGTCCAATTCCAACAGAAGGCGACCATTCTGATCGTCGGTGCTACGACCGAAAGCCCGGAATCTAGCTTGCTGCTAACATTGCGTAGACGGATTCCGATGACCATTGAGCTGCCCTCCCTCTCCGAATGGACGCAACAGGAAAGATTATCTCTGATTTTTCACTTTTTGAATGAAGAGACCGACCGAATTGGCAGAGAGGTTGTGGTCCAAAAGGAAGTGATCGCCTCCCTGTTGACGTACGAATGCCCAGCAAACATGGGGCAGCTGCACAGCGATATTCGTGTGCTGTTGGCGAAAGCCTTTTTAAAAACGATTCATCAGGAAGAGAAGACCTCTGTTCAAGTCGATCGATATGATTTGCCTGTTCACATCGCCAGTCATCAGCAATCAACCGGTCTGGCACCAGAGTTGCCGATGCTAAAGAAAAACCAATTTCTGTTTATCCCCGGCCAACACTCCGATCTGGGGGGGACAGAAATAGTAGAAGACTCTCCACAGCATCTCTACGACTGGGTGGTAGAACGTTACCAAAATCTCAGAAATCAAGGCCAAAGCGAAGAATTGATAGAGCTGATCGTAAACAAAGAACTAGATACACGGATGGAGCCGTCTACTGGTGAGCATGAAAAGCGCTCGCTGCGATTGCAGCAGCTGGTGAAGCTGGTCGGGGATCAGGTAGTTCAAGCTGTCGAACAAATGCTCTGGATCGCGGAGCGTCATATGACGTTGGATTATCAGCGAATTTCCTATGCACTCGCCATTCATTTACATGGATTGTTGGATCGCTGGCCGGATACGAAAGAAATGGATAGCATGATCGAGACCGATCACGAGTCGATGGAATTCAAAGTTGCACTGGAAATGGCAAAGGTGATCCAGACCAGTTATGGAGTGGAGCTCCCAGTAAAAGAAGTGTCTATTCTCGCCATGTACGTAAAGCAGTGCTCGATCTATACTGAGCCAAAACCAATGATTGGCGTGGTCGTCACCTCCTACGGGCTGGTAGCAAAAAGCATGGTCGACGTCGCTACCCGCTTGTTTGAACGAAAGCATGCGCTCGCTGTCGAGCTGTATTGGAACGATGATCAGGATGTGGCTGTCGAGCGGATTTGCGCGATGATCCAGCAAGTGGATCAAGGAGAAGGGGTCATTTTGCTGGCCGACATGGGGAGCAATCTGCTGAGTGAACAGGAATGGGAGAGAAGAAGCGGTGTACGTGTGCAGGTCCTGCCCAATGTGACGACCACTCTCGTCATCGAAGTCATGCGAAAATGTCTCTATTCGAGTGAATCATTGGAGCAGATTGTGAACCAGATGAGACACTTGCCTGTAAAAGCACTCCATTCCGTCCAGTCGTTCGCACCCAAACCAGTCGCGATCGTCACCATTTGTATCACGGGTAAAGGTGCAGCCAAACGCTTGGATCAGCTTTTACAAGAGAAGCTGGAGGCGACCGTTGAGCAAGTCACTATTTTGACCGCAAGCTCACTGTCGATACGGAAGCAGTACAAGGAATGGTTGGAGAAGTACCATATTTTTGCAGTTGTCGGTACCGTGAATCCCATGCTGGATGGCATCCCTTTTATTTCCATAAAAGAGATTGTAGACGAATCCGGCATTAGTTTTATGAAACGACTGTTACTTGTGGCCAACGGGACGCTCCAACCATCGTTGGTGCCCCGTTCGCATGGATTGCGCGATCTATTATACCCGGAATTGGTCTGCGAAAACCTGGAAATATCGACGAAGGAAGAAGTCATTGAGTGCCTTGCCCTGCGGCTGAGAGAACACGGTTTTGTTGAGTCGGATTTCGTAAACAAAGTATGGGAACGCGAAAAAATGGGGAACACATGCCTGTTTGGAGCTGCCATCCCTCATGCCGATACCACGCAAACGATCCGACCAGGTATTGCGATTGCCAATCTAGCCCAGCCAATGGAATGGGAAGCTGGATACTTTGTTAGTCATGTGTTCATGCTGGCCATTACCGAGACATGCCAGACGGCAGTCGAAGAGCTTTACCACTTTTTACATGAACATGAAGAGGCGAATGAACCGCCTGATTTACAGGCATTCATGGAACTTGAAATGTAA
- a CDS encoding HPr family phosphocarrier protein: MEKQVTILNKSGLHARPASEFVKLAARFKSEITILVGTKVANAKSIINVLSLAATMGTVLTLKAVGPDEAEAIDTLSSLIERKFGEE, translated from the coding sequence ATGGAAAAACAAGTGACCATTCTAAATAAATCCGGACTTCACGCTCGTCCCGCATCTGAGTTTGTCAAATTGGCTGCTCGTTTCAAGTCGGAAATCACCATCTTGGTAGGCACAAAAGTCGCGAATGCGAAGAGCATCATCAATGTTTTATCGTTGGCTGCAACTATGGGGACTGTTCTCACCCTGAAGGCAGTTGGCCCGGATGAAGCCGAAGCAATCGATACCTTATCCTCGTTAATTGAAAGAAAGTTTGGGGAAGAATAA
- a CDS encoding thiamine pyrophosphate-dependent dehydrogenase E1 component subunit alpha — protein sequence MITNVKVPPMITEKKLVELFHQMWLIRFFDEKVDEFFAKGLIHGTTHLCVGQEASAAGAIAVLEDRDKITSTHRGHGHCIAKGAEANRMMAELFGRETGYCRGKGGSMHIADVEKGNLGANGIVGGGIPIAVGSALTSQMKKLGYVTLCFFGDGASNEGSFHEAVNMAAIWNLPVVFICENNQYGMSGPVKDMVKVANIADRAGAYGIPGNVVDGNDIFAMMNVTHEAVERARRGEGPTLIEAKTYRWKGHSKSDAKKYRTRDEEMEWRNNRDPIERMRRVLISEGIVSEQEAAQLEADARQEIENAVKFAEESPMPPLEILEEDVYA from the coding sequence TTGATTACCAACGTAAAAGTTCCGCCCATGATCACAGAGAAAAAGCTGGTGGAGCTGTTTCATCAAATGTGGTTGATTCGTTTTTTCGATGAGAAAGTAGATGAGTTTTTTGCCAAAGGACTGATCCACGGTACGACCCACCTGTGTGTGGGACAGGAAGCGTCCGCAGCAGGTGCCATTGCGGTTCTGGAAGACCGTGACAAGATCACGAGCACCCATCGCGGGCATGGTCATTGCATCGCCAAGGGTGCAGAAGCCAACCGCATGATGGCAGAGCTATTCGGCCGTGAAACCGGATATTGCCGCGGTAAAGGCGGATCGATGCATATTGCCGATGTGGAAAAAGGCAACCTGGGTGCGAATGGCATTGTTGGCGGGGGGATTCCGATCGCTGTCGGATCAGCCCTTACTTCTCAGATGAAAAAGCTAGGCTACGTGACCTTGTGCTTTTTCGGCGATGGAGCCTCCAATGAAGGCAGCTTTCACGAAGCAGTCAATATGGCGGCGATTTGGAATCTTCCTGTCGTTTTCATTTGCGAAAATAACCAATATGGCATGTCAGGCCCAGTCAAAGACATGGTGAAAGTAGCCAACATCGCGGATCGCGCAGGGGCGTATGGCATACCTGGAAACGTGGTAGACGGTAATGATATTTTTGCCATGATGAACGTGACCCATGAAGCGGTGGAACGCGCACGACGTGGAGAAGGCCCAACGCTCATCGAAGCGAAAACCTATCGCTGGAAAGGGCACTCCAAGAGTGATGCGAAGAAATACCGCACACGTGATGAAGAAATGGAATGGCGCAACAATCGCGACCCAATCGAGCGGATGAGACGAGTCCTGATCAGCGAAGGGATTGTTAGCGAGCAGGAAGCAGCACAGCTAGAAGCAGATGCACGGCAAGAAATTGAAAACGCGGTCAAGTTTGCTGAGGAAAGCCCGATGCCACCGCTCGAAATTCTAGAAGAAGACGTCTACGCATAG
- a CDS encoding alpha-ketoacid dehydrogenase subunit beta yields the protein MSTPRELTYLEAVRECMSQEMRVNEDVFIMGEDIGLYGGAFGVTRGMLEEFGKERVRNTPISEAAIAGAAVGAAMTGMRPIVELQFSDFITIATDQIVNQAAKNRYMFGGKGKVPLVLRTPSGSGTGAAAQHSQSLEAWMAHIPGLKVIQPSTAYDAKGLLKAAIDDDNPVIFYEHKLLYRTKGHVPEESYSLPIGKADIKRAGTDVTIVATAIMVHKALQAAVELEKEGISVEIIDPRTLVPLDIETIVESVKKTGRVVVVHEAVKRGGFGGEIASLIAESEAFDYLDAPIKRLGGKSVPIPYNPVLEKAAIPQEQDIIQAVKDTVFRR from the coding sequence GTGTCAACGCCACGAGAGCTTACTTATTTGGAAGCGGTCCGAGAATGCATGAGCCAGGAAATGCGCGTCAATGAAGACGTGTTCATCATGGGTGAGGATATTGGTTTGTACGGAGGGGCGTTTGGGGTTACTCGCGGGATGCTAGAGGAATTCGGAAAAGAACGCGTACGAAATACGCCAATCTCGGAAGCAGCAATCGCGGGCGCTGCGGTTGGGGCAGCTATGACGGGTATGCGGCCCATTGTGGAACTGCAATTTTCCGATTTCATCACGATTGCGACGGATCAGATCGTAAACCAGGCGGCTAAAAACCGATATATGTTTGGTGGAAAAGGTAAAGTGCCACTCGTACTGCGCACACCATCTGGGTCAGGTACCGGAGCAGCCGCACAGCATTCGCAGAGCTTGGAAGCATGGATGGCGCACATTCCGGGTCTGAAAGTCATCCAGCCGTCCACCGCTTATGATGCAAAAGGATTGCTGAAAGCAGCGATAGACGATGATAATCCCGTGATCTTTTATGAACACAAGCTACTTTATCGGACAAAAGGTCATGTACCTGAGGAGTCGTACAGCTTGCCGATCGGGAAAGCAGATATCAAGCGTGCAGGTACGGATGTCACGATCGTGGCCACAGCGATCATGGTACACAAGGCGTTACAAGCTGCTGTCGAATTGGAGAAGGAAGGGATCAGCGTCGAAATTATTGATCCGCGCACGTTGGTTCCTCTGGACATTGAGACGATCGTCGAATCTGTGAAAAAGACAGGACGAGTCGTCGTCGTTCACGAGGCGGTAAAGCGTGGAGGGTTCGGTGGGGAAATCGCAAGCCTGATCGCAGAGAGCGAAGCCTTTGACTATTTGGATGCCCCCATCAAGCGCTTAGGTGGCAAATCGGTGCCGATTCCTTACAATCCCGTCCTTGAAAAAGCTGCCATTCCACAAGAACAAGATATCATCCAAGCGGTAAAAGATACGGTTTTCCGCCGCTGA
- a CDS encoding dihydrolipoamide acetyltransferase family protein — translation MATAVFMPKLSMTMETGTVIQWFKQEGDLVREGDVLLEVLTDKINIEVESYSTGTLLKIYYGPDQVVPVNQVIGYVGEASEVVPDIAPSAEPHSSTEATEVQNEQKENHETRERESVGQKIRATPVARRIAKDNEIDLSLVNGTGPNGRVQKVDIEQAVAARSAKPISTQPETTTEPRSRKVKVEGMRKVIAERMAVSANTAPHVTLSTEADMSQVMEVRSTLLPTIEKMTGHRLSYTEIIMKAVATALSRHPKVNASLKDDVIELHETINVGLAVAVTDGLLVPVIKQADRKGLADLTTETKRVAGLARDGRLLPDDMRGGTFTISNLGMYAIDVFTPIINQPESAILGVGRIHEKPVGVNGQIVLRPMMSLSLSFDHRVMDGAPAAAFLQEIKELLESPYHLLA, via the coding sequence ATGGCAACCGCCGTATTTATGCCAAAACTTAGTATGACCATGGAAACGGGGACAGTCATCCAATGGTTCAAGCAGGAAGGGGACCTCGTCCGAGAAGGTGACGTCCTGCTGGAAGTGCTGACAGATAAGATCAACATCGAAGTAGAATCGTACTCAACGGGAACTCTCCTGAAAATTTACTATGGCCCGGATCAAGTGGTACCAGTCAATCAAGTGATTGGATACGTAGGGGAAGCGAGCGAGGTTGTACCCGATATCGCTCCTTCAGCAGAGCCTCATTCGAGTACGGAAGCAACAGAGGTACAAAACGAACAAAAAGAGAATCACGAGACGCGAGAAAGGGAGTCTGTAGGCCAAAAAATAAGAGCCACCCCTGTCGCTCGCCGAATCGCCAAAGATAACGAAATTGATCTAAGTCTAGTGAACGGTACTGGCCCTAACGGTCGCGTCCAGAAGGTAGATATTGAGCAGGCAGTTGCAGCACGTTCTGCCAAGCCAATTTCCACCCAACCTGAAACTACGACAGAACCGCGTAGCCGAAAAGTGAAGGTAGAAGGCATGCGCAAGGTTATTGCAGAGCGAATGGCAGTGAGTGCTAACACCGCTCCACACGTGACTCTCTCAACAGAAGCAGATATGAGTCAAGTAATGGAAGTGCGATCAACTCTTCTGCCTACCATTGAGAAAATGACCGGACATCGTCTATCCTACACGGAAATTATCATGAAGGCAGTTGCAACGGCATTATCTCGCCATCCGAAAGTAAACGCGTCGCTCAAAGATGATGTGATTGAGCTTCACGAAACCATAAATGTTGGCTTGGCAGTTGCTGTGACGGACGGATTGCTCGTACCAGTCATAAAACAAGCGGATCGAAAAGGGCTCGCTGATTTGACTACCGAGACAAAGCGAGTGGCTGGCCTGGCTCGTGATGGACGTTTGCTTCCGGATGATATGCGCGGTGGCACGTTTACGATCAGCAATCTCGGTATGTATGCGATCGATGTGTTCACGCCCATTATCAATCAGCCAGAGAGCGCCATTCTTGGAGTGGGAAGAATCCATGAAAAGCCAGTAGGTGTAAATGGACAGATCGTTCTAAGACCAATGATGTCACTTTCCTTGTCATTTGACCATCGTGTCATGGACGGGGCACCTGCGGCAGCATTCTTACAGGAGATCAAAGAATTGCTGGAATCACCCTACCATCTGCTGGCGTAA
- the lpdA gene encoding dihydrolipoyl dehydrogenase yields the protein MQTYDIAVIGGGPAGYVAAIRASKEGKRVALIEADHVGGTCLNRGCIPSKALLQSAGVLDQIRKASSWGIETGEVSFSLEKMMARKNQVITRLRTGITSLLKAGKIDLLQGYGEVNADKSIRVRLGAEYQTIQAKSIILATGSTPAVPPIPGLADVPFYTSDTIFDIEQVPESIAILGGGFIGVEFACIFASLGTKVSIVEMADRLIPLEDGDASNALTKSLRSKGVSLGTGLKVTSVSKNSEGIKVHAEDSKGSTQTVSCEALLVAVGRRPNGSAFTQLPLEMNGPFVKVDEFLETSVQGIFAAGDVIGGWQLAHAASAEGLTAAINAAGGRQKVNDRAVPRCIYTHPEISSVGLSEEEAKARGYAVKTSVYQHSGNGKALTSDESGGFTKLIAEETYGEVLGIVMVGPHVTEMIAAGTAFLSLEATVDDVADMIYPHPTVSESLMEAAAKWLGKGIHS from the coding sequence ATGCAAACATACGATATAGCGGTTATTGGCGGGGGGCCGGCAGGGTATGTGGCAGCTATCCGCGCTTCCAAGGAAGGGAAGCGAGTTGCCCTGATCGAAGCAGACCATGTGGGAGGAACCTGCCTGAACCGGGGCTGCATTCCGTCCAAAGCATTACTCCAAAGTGCAGGTGTCCTCGATCAAATTCGGAAGGCATCCAGCTGGGGGATAGAGACAGGCGAAGTCTCTTTTTCTCTGGAGAAGATGATGGCCCGTAAAAATCAAGTCATCACACGTCTACGTACGGGCATCACATCCTTATTGAAGGCAGGAAAGATTGATTTACTCCAAGGCTATGGTGAAGTGAACGCGGACAAAAGTATTCGCGTTCGACTCGGAGCAGAATATCAAACCATACAGGCCAAGTCTATCATTCTGGCCACTGGGTCTACTCCTGCAGTTCCTCCCATTCCGGGTTTAGCGGATGTGCCTTTTTATACAAGTGATACGATATTTGATATCGAACAGGTGCCGGAATCCATCGCGATTCTCGGCGGAGGCTTCATTGGTGTGGAATTCGCCTGCATTTTTGCAAGCTTGGGTACGAAGGTGAGTATCGTCGAGATGGCTGATCGACTCATTCCACTGGAAGATGGGGATGCATCAAACGCATTGACCAAATCACTGCGCAGTAAAGGCGTCTCCTTGGGTACCGGCTTAAAAGTCACTTCGGTAAGCAAAAACAGCGAGGGCATCAAGGTTCACGCAGAGGATTCGAAAGGAAGCACCCAAACAGTTTCGTGTGAAGCCTTACTCGTTGCAGTGGGGCGCAGGCCGAATGGATCAGCATTTACCCAGTTACCTTTGGAGATGAACGGTCCCTTTGTCAAAGTAGATGAGTTTCTTGAGACTAGCGTCCAAGGAATTTTTGCTGCTGGCGATGTAATCGGGGGATGGCAGCTCGCTCATGCTGCAAGTGCAGAAGGACTGACGGCAGCCATCAATGCAGCCGGGGGTCGACAAAAAGTGAATGACAGAGCGGTACCTCGCTGCATCTATACGCATCCAGAAATATCGAGTGTAGGCTTGAGTGAAGAAGAGGCGAAAGCACGTGGCTATGCTGTGAAAACCAGCGTCTACCAACACAGCGGAAATGGCAAGGCGTTGACCTCTGATGAAAGTGGCGGATTTACCAAGCTCATTGCGGAAGAGACCTACGGCGAAGTGTTGGGGATCGTGATGGTAGGACCTCATGTCACGGAAATGATTGCAGCTGGCACGGCATTTTTGAGCTTGGAGGCAACCGTTGACGATGTGGCGGACATGATTTATCCACACCCAACCGTTTCTGAGAGTCTGATGGAGGCTGCGGCGAAATGGTTAGGGAAAGGGATCCACTCCTAA